In Candidatus Zixiibacteriota bacterium, the DNA window AACCGCTACCTGTTCGAGGAACTCTGGAATATCCTGTTTTCAGGGAAAGTGCCGGAATTTATGAAAAAATACTGGTTCAATTCCGGGCTGGCGGTAGCGCTGATGTTTATGATGGGGTATTCCAATGCTTTCGCCGCGTTGTGGAAGATTTTTGGCAGTGCCAATCAGCTCCTGGCTTCCCTGACTCTTCTGGCTGTGACGGTCTGGCTCTACCTGCGTGGAAAAAAAGTGATCTATACTCTCATTCCAGCAGTTTTCATGATTACCACCACATTGGCATCACTGGTCTATCTTTTAGTGAATAACTATATACCGCAAAACAACTTGATATTGATCGTGACTGATTTGGTCTTGCTCCTTCTGGCATTGGCGGTAGCAGTTTTGATGATCAGGACCGCGATCTTTCTGCATAGACGAAAAAGACATGACCCCGTCTCATAACTTTCCCCGTTTAAACCGGCCTGATGTTTATGAATCAACCTGAAATGAGGTCGGTTCAGCGGACTCCACATATTTTTCCCCGCTAATTTTTCGGAAAATAATTGCTCGCTTCAGTTTGGAACAGTGCTCTTTTTTCAAAACTTAAGCTGTTTCAAACGAAAAATTTAGCCCGGACTGCCGATAATAACAGAAAAATAGCACATTTATTTTGGTCTTGTCGGATGTTGAATAAAAAAGGCTCGTTTAGAACACTTTTCCCTCGTGAGGAGTATCTTTTTATAGTGACCCGCCTGATTGCGGTTGTGGTCATGATCCCGTGGGTGCTCTTTAATCCCTACCCCGACATGATCAACACCAATGCTATATTGTTGATACTTCTGGCAATAGCGATCCATCTTTCGATTTTCACCACCCGGCCGCGCTGGCTCAAGCTGACCCAGCAGGACCTCTACAAGATCACTTTCGGATTCGATATTGCCATAGTATCGTTGTTAGTTCATTATACCGGGGGGTTGTACAGCAATTTCTATCTGTTGTATTACCTGGTGATCGGTTTTTCCGCTTACAACCTTGGCCTGCAGGGGGGGGTAACCGTAGCGTTTGCCTGCAGTTCTCTGTACTTACTGATGAATTATTACCAGATCAGCGAGCAGATCGTACTCGATTTGACACTCCGGCTGGTAATCGCGTGGGTCTACGCTTTCGCGATCGGTGTCTTTTCCAAGCATATCAAGCATTCCTCGAATAAGCTTTTGAATCTTTTAGACATCCTCAACGAGCGTACTACGGAGCTGGAAAGAACGCAGATTCAGCTCGAGACGATCTATGAAACCTCGCGTTCCCTGGGCGAAATCCATAACCTGAGCGAAGTATTTGTCGAGATCAACAATATCGCTGACCGGATTCTGGGATATCCGATGAGCAGTATTCTGCTCTTATCGGAAAACCGTGGATATCTCGAGCTTATCGCCACGGTGGAAAGCGGAGTGAAGAAGATCTTCAAGAATCCGCAGAAACGGGAGCTTTCCGGGCTTTACGCGCGTGTGATCGACAGCGGACGGACCGAACGGGTGGCCGATCTCTCCGGAAGCGATAATCATGTCGCCATTATGGAGAGGACGAAAAGCGCGATGATCGTGCCGATGATCGCCCGCAGTAAGATAATCGGTATTCTATCGGCTGAATCCTCGAAAGTGGCGGCCTTCAACGACCGCGATGAAAAGCTCTACTCGATTTTGGCGGCCTCGGCCGGAATGGCGATCGATAACGCGCGCATGCACAAGCATATATCGGACCTGACGGTTATCGACGACCTGACCGGTATATTCAATTATCGCTATTTCGTTCAGAAGCTGGAAGAGGAAAAACGGCGCGCCACCCGCTACAATCTGCCACTCTCTTTGGTAATGCTGGACCTGGACTGGTTCAAAAAGACCAATGACAGCTACGGCCATGAAATCGGCAATATCGTTTTAAAGGAGATCGTGCAGGTCGTCAAGGGCTGTATCCGTGACACCGATACTTTTTGTCGCTATGGTGGCGAGGAATTTATTATAATACTGCCGTTGACCTCCGCCGATGAGGCGCAGGTTCTGGCCGAACGGATTCGGTCACAGGTAGAAAAGCATGACTTCGGAGTGGCCACCGGAGTGCCCGGGCTGAAAATCACGGTTTCTCTGGGTACCACGTCTTATCCGGAAAACGGCCTCTCGCCGGTCGAGCTGGTACAGACTGTCGACACAGCTCTCTACCGGGCCAAGGGCTCCGGCAAGAACATGGTCTGCAGTGTATAGACCTGACAACAGGACGTTGACATAAAATAGGATTTTGCAATTGAGAATCGGAGAGATGTTCATCTTCGGGCTGGAGATGGACAACTATGACTTTTTGTTAAAGACCGCTAAAAGTTATGGACTGGGCGGTGTCATAATTTTCCCTCGCAATCTCGCCTCACTTGAAGAGTTCAATGCTCAGATCGATACGCTCGAGGATCAATCCGGTACCCCGCTGATTGTTGCAGTCGATCAAGAGGGCGGTGAAGTCAACCGGCTCGAGGGAGAAATCCCGAGTTTTCCTTCCATGAGCCATTTCAGCCGAAATCAGGATAAACATGGACTTCGGCAGTTTGCTCGCACAACCGCAAAGCATCTCAAAAAACTCGGGATCAATACTAATTTCGCACCGGTCTGCGATGTCCTCACAAATCCCGCAAATAAACTTATGGCGTCGCGCAGTTTCGGTTCAAATCCTGAGCTTGTCGCCGATTACGCCTGTCTCTTGATCGAGGAATTTAGTTCGCTCGGAATAGTCACATCTGCCAAACATTTCCCGGGACTCGGCTCGGCTTCTCTCGATCCGCATATCTGCACCGCGACATCGGGGATAAGCCGAAATGAATTCGAGCGCATACACTGGCTTCCATTTGCGAGAGCTGTCGAGGCAGATGTTCCCATGGTAATGACTACTCATGTTGTGGCCACAGAACTTGATAGCGGAAGTATGGCCACTTTTTCATCGGCCGTAGTGCGTGACTGCCTTCGCACCCGGCTCGGTTTTGAAGGCGTGGTTATCACCGATGATCTCTGTATGGGCGCTGTGGCCGGCGATTTCAACCCCGGAGAACGTGCGTTGAAAGCGCTCGCTGCCGGGCATGACATGGTTATGTACTGCCACAATCCGGAAGATCAGAAAAATGCTTTTTCTGAAGTCATCAATTCATTAGATACAGGTCGGATCGATCAAACCCGAACTTCGGAAAGCCTTAAGAGAATAGCCCGCCTCAAAGGGAGGTTGTGAAGGTGACCTCGTTGTCCATGCTGTTAAAGAAAAAGCACCTGAGCGTCCTCGGGCTGATGTCCGGTACATCACTGGACGGTCTCGATCTGGCGTTGTGCCGGATCAGAAAACAGGGCAATGGTTATAAGCTGTGCACCACAAAAACCCGTTCGCTCGACTATCCCATCTCCCTGCGCCAGAAAATACTCAAACAGGCCTCGGATTTGAGCCTGCGTAAATCTGAGTTGATGAGTTTGAACAATGAACTGGTCGATTTTTACCTTCGCGGGATAACTCGTTTTACAGACGACAATCCGCGTCTCAAGCCGGATTTGATCGGGTCTCACGGGCAAACGATCTACCATGCCGACCGGCGACTGGCAAAAGTCTCCGACCGAACAACCGGGTCATGGCAGATCGTCGACGGGTCGATGCTGTCGGCGCGTACTGGTATTCCTGTGGTCTCTGATTTTCGCGTCAATGATGTCGCACTGGGAGGTTCCGGTGCGCCTTTGATGCCGGTATGTCATTATCACATGTTTTCTAAATCAAAAGCCAACCTGGCGGTTCTCAATATCGGCGGGATCAGCAACCTGACCTGGTTACCCAGAGGCGGAAGGCCAAAGGATATTCAATCCTCTGATTGCGGGCCGGGCAATATGCTGGTCGATGCCCTGATGAACCGCCTGTACAACAGGAAATTTGATGAGGATGGAAAGGTCGCATTGAGCGGAACTGTATCCGGCAGGTTGCTGGCATGGTTCAAATGTCATGGCTGGTATAAAAGTGCTTTTCCCAAATCGCTGGGACGGGAGCAATTCGAAGACTTCATGGTACAGAAACTGATCAGCGCAGGAGAAAACCTGATGCTCAAACCGGCCGATATTATAGCTACAACCACCCAGTTTACAATAGAAGCTGTCATGCGCTATATCAAATGTGTCGGCAGTCCTGAAATACTTGCAGTCTGTGGTGGGGGTGCGCACAACCTGTTTATGATCAATTCTCTGGTTGAAAATCTGCCTGAATGTGATGTCGTATCAAGTGATGATGTTAATATCGATCCGGACTTTGTAGAAGCAGCCGGGTTCGCGTTGCTGGCGGTCATGTTTTTACACAATCGCCCGGCCGGTCTTCCGCAGGTAACCGGTGCAAAACGAGCCACTGTGCTGGGGAAACTGTCACTGCCATGATCAAGTCGATTAGCCATCTGATTCTGGTATCTATATTGGTCATCTGTGGATGTTCGCGGCTGGATTACATCGAACGACAGACCGGACGCGAGCAGGTCTCACTGCCACGTATCCGTGTACGGATCCTGCATGACAGTCAGTTTTCGCTCAGGTGCCAGGGCAGTTACAAACTGCGCTGTGTCACTTCCGAACTCGCACCCCGTGGATATTACTCCGTGGCAGAGTTGAGGTTTCGCCTCGGTCAGTCCGGGATTGTTTTATCCGACAATGGTTTCGTTTTAGACAGCAACTTGACAGTGATTTACGCCGCTCCCAAACATCAGGGTAACCATCTGTTAATAAACGGCAAACCGTTTAGGGGAGTGCTCGAGGTTAGGCGCGATGATGACAAACTGGAATTAATCAATGTGCTCAACCTCGAGGATTATCTCAAGGGTGTACTTCCACCTGAAATAGGCCGGCTCGAATCCAACGCGCTGGAGGCACTCAAGGCTCAGGCAGTTGCCTCGCGGACTTATGCCTATTCGCGTCTGTTGTCCAACCGGAACAGGCGTTACGATCTGGTCAATAGTATCATGGACCAGGTCTACCGTGGCATCGCGGGCGAATACTCTCTGGCTAACCGGGCAATCGAAAAGACCGCCGGTATGATCCTGACCTGCGGAAAAAAGCCGATTACAGCTTACTACCACTCGACCTGCGGGGGATACACCGAGGATGTCGCGCATGTCTGGGATAAACAGGGCTCGCACTATCTGAAGGGCGTGGAAGACCTCGGGTATTGCAGCTGGTCCAAGTATTATAACTGGCATATGAGCTGGCAACCGGAAGAACTGGCCGAATATCTGCGTCAATACCTGCTCAAGGAAAGGGAATTTACGGCCGATTCATTAATCATAGAGGATATTATAATCAAGGAAAGATTTTCCTCGGGGAGAATCAACTACCTGGAGGTTAAAACCGACAAAGGCGATTTTCTGTTTTTCAAAGATCAGATCCGCTGGGCGTTTCGAAGACCCGGGAGTCCCGAACTGATTTTGCCTTCATCGAACTTCGACCTGCGTCTGTGGCGTGATCACGATGGCAAACTGGTCGAGATAACAGCAGAGGGCGGAGGCTACGGTCATGGTGTCGGGATGTGCCAGTGCGGAGCTATCGGGCGAGCCAGGTCCGGACAGACATATCGCGAAATCCTGAATCATTATTATACGGATGTGAATATCAGTAAAATCTATTAAATATATGAATAAGACATCTACAAAAATTATTGTAGCGCTGGGCCTTTTGATGCTGTTCGGAATGTCATCAGCAGTCCAGGCTGAACTCTCGCTGGACAAGCGTTTATCCTTCAGTTTCGCAGGTGGAGGGCGTCAGCCGGTCTGGAACGGGACTTCCCAGATCTGGGCCATATCCTCTGCTTATGCTTTCTCTCTGGGCTATGGTCTGACAGAGGAGACGATGTTATTTCTGGACTGGGAACGCTCCAAGGTCTATGATGATACGGCCTCAGGGAAAATCGTTAAACTGGGCAAGGAAAACGCTTCCCAGTACTGGAAGAACAACACCTGGCGACTCAGGATGAAGTACTATATGCTGGGCAACAGCAGTTTCGTTCCGTACCTGAGCGGAGCGGTCGGTCTGGCATTCTGGTCGGTGC includes these proteins:
- a CDS encoding diguanylate cyclase; the encoded protein is MLNKKGSFRTLFPREEYLFIVTRLIAVVVMIPWVLFNPYPDMINTNAILLILLAIAIHLSIFTTRPRWLKLTQQDLYKITFGFDIAIVSLLVHYTGGLYSNFYLLYYLVIGFSAYNLGLQGGVTVAFACSSLYLLMNYYQISEQIVLDLTLRLVIAWVYAFAIGVFSKHIKHSSNKLLNLLDILNERTTELERTQIQLETIYETSRSLGEIHNLSEVFVEINNIADRILGYPMSSILLLSENRGYLELIATVESGVKKIFKNPQKRELSGLYARVIDSGRTERVADLSGSDNHVAIMERTKSAMIVPMIARSKIIGILSAESSKVAAFNDRDEKLYSILAASAGMAIDNARMHKHISDLTVIDDLTGIFNYRYFVQKLEEEKRRATRYNLPLSLVMLDLDWFKKTNDSYGHEIGNIVLKEIVQVVKGCIRDTDTFCRYGGEEFIIILPLTSADEAQVLAERIRSQVEKHDFGVATGVPGLKITVSLGTTSYPENGLSPVELVQTVDTALYRAKGSGKNMVCSV
- a CDS encoding SpoIID/LytB domain-containing protein encodes the protein MIKSISHLILVSILVICGCSRLDYIERQTGREQVSLPRIRVRILHDSQFSLRCQGSYKLRCVTSELAPRGYYSVAELRFRLGQSGIVLSDNGFVLDSNLTVIYAAPKHQGNHLLINGKPFRGVLEVRRDDDKLELINVLNLEDYLKGVLPPEIGRLESNALEALKAQAVASRTYAYSRLLSNRNRRYDLVNSIMDQVYRGIAGEYSLANRAIEKTAGMILTCGKKPITAYYHSTCGGYTEDVAHVWDKQGSHYLKGVEDLGYCSWSKYYNWHMSWQPEELAEYLRQYLLKEREFTADSLIIEDIIIKERFSSGRINYLEVKTDKGDFLFFKDQIRWAFRRPGSPELILPSSNFDLRLWRDHDGKLVEITAEGGGYGHGVGMCQCGAIGRARSGQTYREILNHYYTDVNISKIY